One part of the Mariniflexile litorale genome encodes these proteins:
- the dapF gene encoding diaminopimelate epimerase — protein MQQTFYKYQGTGNDFVMIDNRQETFNKKDTQRIAFLCDRRFGVGADGLILLENHPTLNFKMVYYNADGNESTMCGNGGRCLVAFANQLGVIKDKAIFEAIDGLHHASIHNGIVKLQMLDVDVVEKHKNHVFLNTGSPHHVQFEEQIENFDIKTKGAAIRYGAPYNEAGSNVNFVKKISDQIFAVRTYERGVEDETLSCGTGVTAVALAMHALNQTNANLITLKVQGGELQVSFDLENGVYKNVWLIGPASFVFSGNI, from the coding sequence ATGCAACAGACTTTTTACAAATATCAAGGAACAGGAAACGATTTTGTGATGATAGATAATCGTCAGGAAACGTTCAACAAAAAAGACACTCAACGCATTGCATTCTTATGCGACAGACGTTTTGGGGTAGGAGCAGATGGTCTAATTTTATTAGAAAACCATCCTACTTTAAATTTTAAAATGGTGTATTATAATGCTGATGGTAACGAAAGCACTATGTGCGGTAATGGTGGCCGTTGTTTAGTGGCATTTGCAAATCAATTAGGTGTTATTAAGGATAAAGCTATTTTTGAAGCTATTGATGGTTTGCACCATGCAAGCATTCATAATGGCATCGTAAAACTCCAAATGTTAGATGTTGATGTGGTTGAAAAACATAAAAATCATGTGTTTTTAAATACGGGTTCTCCACATCATGTACAGTTTGAAGAGCAAATTGAAAATTTCGATATCAAAACTAAAGGAGCTGCTATACGCTATGGTGCGCCATATAATGAAGCAGGAAGCAATGTGAATTTTGTAAAGAAAATCAGTGACCAAATTTTTGCTGTTAGAACTTATGAACGAGGAGTAGAAGACGAAACTTTGTCTTGTGGTACGGGCGTTACTGCTGTGGCATTGGCAATGCACGCACTTAATCAAACCAACGCAAACTTAATTACTTTAAAAGTTCAAGGTGGTGAATTACAAGTGAGTTTTGATTTGGAA
- the glyA gene encoding serine hydroxymethyltransferase — MQRDEQIFELIEAEKERQLHGIELIASENFVSNQVLEAAGSVLTNKYAEGYPGKRYYGGCEVVDEVEQIAIDRAKALFGAVYANVQPHSGSQANTAVYHACLTPGDKILGFDLSHGGHLTHGSPVNFSGKLYDPVFYGVEQETGILNYDKIQEIATKEQPKLIIAGASAYSRDIDFKRFRVIADSVGAILMADISHPAGLIAKGILNDPMPHCHIVTTTTHKTLRGPRGGLIMMGQDFDNPFGMTLKDGSLRKMSSLLDSAVFPGNQGGPLEHIIAAKAIAFGEALTDDFLHYQLQVKANAATMAKALVEKGYNIISGGTDNHCMLIDLRNKNVSGKEAEQALVKADITVNKNMVPFDTRSPFVTSGIRVGTAAVTTRGLKETDMLEIVQLIDEVINNHENEAVLETVKGKVNTMMVGRPLFV; from the coding sequence ATGCAACGCGACGAACAAATTTTTGAACTAATTGAAGCTGAAAAAGAACGCCAATTACATGGCATTGAACTTATTGCATCCGAAAACTTTGTAAGTAACCAAGTTTTGGAAGCTGCAGGTTCTGTGTTAACCAATAAATATGCTGAAGGCTACCCAGGTAAACGCTATTATGGTGGTTGTGAAGTGGTTGATGAAGTAGAGCAAATAGCTATTGATAGAGCAAAAGCTTTGTTTGGTGCTGTGTACGCTAACGTACAACCGCACTCTGGAAGTCAAGCAAACACAGCGGTTTATCACGCTTGTTTAACACCTGGAGATAAAATTTTAGGTTTCGATTTATCGCATGGTGGTCATTTAACTCATGGATCGCCAGTAAATTTTTCTGGTAAATTATACGATCCTGTATTTTACGGGGTAGAGCAGGAAACTGGTATTTTAAACTATGATAAAATTCAAGAAATTGCTACGAAAGAGCAACCAAAATTAATCATAGCTGGTGCGTCTGCATATTCTCGTGATATTGATTTTAAACGTTTTAGAGTCATCGCCGATAGCGTGGGTGCTATTTTAATGGCCGATATTTCACATCCTGCTGGATTAATTGCAAAAGGCATTTTAAACGATCCGATGCCACATTGCCATATTGTAACTACAACAACACATAAAACGTTAAGAGGTCCAAGAGGTGGTTTAATAATGATGGGACAAGATTTTGACAATCCATTTGGAATGACCTTGAAAGATGGTAGTTTACGTAAAATGTCATCTTTATTAGATTCAGCTGTGTTTCCAGGAAATCAAGGAGGGCCTTTAGAGCATATTATAGCAGCTAAAGCGATAGCATTTGGAGAAGCTTTAACCGATGATTTTTTACATTACCAATTACAAGTAAAAGCAAATGCGGCTACTATGGCAAAAGCATTGGTTGAAAAAGGATATAATATTATTTCTGGTGGTACTGATAACCACTGTATGTTAATAGATTTACGTAATAAAAATGTATCTGGTAAAGAAGCAGAACAAGCTTTGGTAAAAGCAGATATCACCGTAAATAAAAACATGGTGCCTTTCGATACCCGTTCCCCATTTGTAACATCAGGTATTCGTGTTGGTACTGCTGCGGTTACAACCAGAGGTTTAAAAGAAACCGATATGCTTGAAATAGTGCAGTTAATTGATGAAGTAATCAATAACCACGAAAATGAAGCGGTTTTAGAAACCGTTAAAGGTAAAGTAAATACGATGATGGTGGGAAGACCATTATTTGTGTAA
- a CDS encoding acetyl-CoA C-acyltransferase, giving the protein MNKEVVIVSAVRTPIGSFMGALSTIPAPKLGAIAIKGALQKINLKPEWVDEVLMGNVVQAGTGQAPARQAAMYAGIPNTVPCTTINKVCASGMKAIIQAAQSIALGDADIIVAGGMENMSLIPHYLYARTGTKFGPTTLIDGMQKDGLVDAYNQDAMGVCADACATKYEFSREDQDAFAIQSYKRAAAAWDMGKFDNEVVPVEVPQRRGEPVIVSKDEEFTNVILDKIPQLRPAFSKEGTVTAANASTINDGAAAVVLMSKEKANELGLKPLATIKSYADAAHEPEWFTTAPAKALPKALNKAGMTLNDVDFFEFNEAFSVVGLANMKILGLSDTNVNVNGGAVSLGHPLGCSGARIIITLLNVLQQNNAKIGAAAICNGGGGASAIIIERKED; this is encoded by the coding sequence ATGAATAAAGAAGTTGTTATTGTTTCGGCAGTGAGAACCCCTATAGGTAGTTTTATGGGGGCACTTTCAACTATTCCTGCACCTAAACTGGGTGCTATTGCAATAAAAGGTGCTTTACAAAAAATAAACTTAAAACCAGAATGGGTTGACGAAGTATTGATGGGTAATGTGGTGCAAGCAGGAACAGGACAAGCGCCTGCAAGACAAGCTGCTATGTATGCTGGTATACCAAATACGGTGCCTTGCACAACTATAAACAAAGTTTGTGCTTCTGGCATGAAAGCAATTATTCAAGCAGCGCAAAGTATTGCTTTAGGAGATGCTGATATTATTGTTGCTGGGGGTATGGAAAACATGAGTTTAATTCCACATTATTTATATGCCAGAACAGGAACCAAATTTGGACCTACAACGCTAATTGACGGTATGCAAAAAGATGGTTTGGTTGATGCGTACAATCAAGATGCTATGGGTGTATGTGCCGATGCTTGTGCTACCAAATATGAATTTTCTCGTGAAGATCAAGATGCATTTGCCATACAATCGTATAAACGTGCAGCTGCTGCGTGGGATATGGGTAAATTTGATAATGAAGTTGTGCCTGTTGAAGTCCCGCAACGACGTGGAGAACCCGTTATAGTTAGTAAAGACGAAGAATTCACCAATGTTATTTTAGATAAAATTCCGCAATTACGTCCTGCTTTTTCAAAAGAAGGTACGGTAACTGCTGCCAATGCTTCCACTATCAATGACGGTGCTGCAGCAGTGGTTTTAATGAGTAAGGAAAAAGCAAACGAACTTGGTTTAAAACCTCTGGCTACTATAAAAAGTTATGCCGATGCTGCACACGAACCAGAATGGTTTACCACTGCGCCTGCAAAAGCATTGCCCAAAGCTTTAAATAAAGCAGGAATGACACTAAATGATGTCGATTTTTTCGAATTTAACGAAGCTTTCTCAGTTGTAGGATTGGCTAATATGAAGATACTAGGACTTAGCGATACCAACGTGAATGTAAATGGAGGAGCTGTTTCGCTTGGTCATCCCCTTGGATGTTCTGGAGCTAGAATCATCATCACATTATTAAACGTGTTACAACAAAACAATGCTAAAATTGGTGCAGCAGCTATTTGTAATGGAGGAGGTGGCGCATCTGCAATTATTATAGAACGCAAAGAGGATTGA
- a CDS encoding C40 family peptidase, which produces MQYGICNLSMVPLRNEPTDISELVSQVLYGDIFKILEQRKSWSKIRLAFDKYEGWIDNKQLLEITEEQYQELHQQTPRLATDLVEFIEDTNQQLHPILLGSSLNGLSILNHKHDGTFIEGKKVKENLIKTAFLYLNSPYLWGGKSPFGIDCSGFTQMVYKLNGYKLLRDASQQATQGEALSFIEESEPGDLAFFDNNEGVITHVGIIMSDNYIIHAHGKVRIDRLDHSGIYNVDKKIHTHKLRVIKKVI; this is translated from the coding sequence ATGCAATACGGAATTTGTAATTTAAGCATGGTGCCTCTTAGAAATGAACCTACTGACATTAGCGAACTTGTTTCGCAAGTTTTATATGGTGACATTTTTAAAATTTTAGAACAGCGTAAAAGTTGGAGCAAAATAAGACTTGCTTTTGATAAGTATGAAGGTTGGATTGATAATAAACAGTTATTAGAAATTACCGAAGAACAATACCAGGAATTACACCAACAAACTCCTAGATTAGCTACGGATTTAGTTGAATTTATTGAAGATACAAATCAACAATTACATCCTATTTTATTAGGATCTTCTCTTAATGGCTTGTCTATTTTAAACCATAAACACGACGGTACTTTTATTGAAGGTAAAAAAGTAAAAGAAAACCTTATTAAAACGGCTTTCTTATATTTGAATTCACCTTATTTATGGGGTGGAAAATCTCCTTTTGGTATAGATTGTTCAGGTTTCACCCAAATGGTTTATAAACTTAACGGGTATAAATTATTACGCGATGCGTCTCAACAAGCAACACAAGGAGAGGCTTTAAGTTTTATAGAAGAAAGCGAACCTGGAGATTTAGCTTTTTTTGATAATAACGAAGGTGTTATTACCCATGTTGGTATTATTATGAGCGATAACTACATCATTCATGCTCATGGAAAGGTTAGAATCGATAGGTTAGACCACTCAGGCATCTATAATGTAGACAAGAAAATACATACCCATAAACTACGGGTTATAAAAAAAGTGATTTAG
- the fahA gene encoding fumarylacetoacetase, with protein sequence MPLSANNPDRKSWLHVDKNSDFPIQNIPFGVFLTRDDIVTIGTRIGDTAIDLGALHQLGYFSGIPLTDDIFLQDTLNDFIADGRKTWRSVRNRIAEIFDSNNKTLKENKSHKEIVLFRLDEIEMQLPVQIGDYTDFYSSIEHATNVGSMFRGPENALLPNWLHLPIAYHGRSSSIIPSGIPVHRPQGQTLPNGAELPVFGPSELVDFELEMAFITTVANDLGEPIPVNEVEEYIFGLVLLNDWSARDIQKWEYVPLGPFLAKNFASSISPWIVTLDALEPYRVESPKPIKPQLEYLQYKGKKSYDINLEVAIRPSGAKETVVSKSNFKYMYWNMSQQLAHHTINGCPVNSGDMMGSGTISGPTPDSYGSLLELTWKGEKPLKMKDGSERTFINDNDTVIMRGFCEKDGTRIGFGEVSTKLLPVFKRK encoded by the coding sequence ATGCCATTATCCGCTAACAATCCAGATAGAAAATCGTGGTTACACGTAGATAAAAACTCAGATTTCCCGATACAAAATATTCCTTTTGGGGTATTTTTAACGCGTGATGATATCGTTACCATTGGCACCAGAATTGGCGATACTGCTATCGATTTAGGGGCACTACATCAATTAGGTTATTTTAGTGGCATCCCTTTAACCGATGATATTTTTCTTCAAGATACGTTAAATGATTTTATTGCCGATGGTAGAAAAACATGGCGCTCTGTAAGAAACCGAATTGCAGAAATATTTGATAGTAACAACAAAACTTTAAAAGAAAATAAAAGTCATAAGGAAATTGTACTTTTTAGATTGGATGAAATTGAAATGCAGTTGCCTGTACAAATTGGTGATTATACCGATTTTTATTCAAGCATCGAGCATGCCACTAATGTAGGTTCTATGTTTAGAGGCCCTGAAAATGCACTGCTACCAAACTGGTTGCATCTGCCCATCGCTTACCATGGCAGAAGTTCATCTATCATTCCATCGGGAATTCCAGTTCATAGACCACAAGGTCAAACACTTCCCAACGGAGCAGAACTACCTGTTTTCGGACCTAGTGAATTGGTTGATTTTGAGTTAGAAATGGCTTTTATTACAACGGTTGCTAACGATTTAGGCGAACCGATTCCTGTGAATGAAGTTGAAGAATACATTTTTGGTTTGGTATTATTAAATGATTGGAGTGCACGAGATATTCAAAAATGGGAATATGTGCCGCTAGGACCGTTTTTAGCTAAAAACTTCGCATCGTCTATTTCACCATGGATTGTAACACTGGATGCATTAGAACCTTATCGTGTGGAAAGTCCAAAACCTATTAAGCCACAATTAGAATACCTTCAATATAAAGGTAAAAAAAGTTACGATATTAATTTAGAAGTAGCCATACGCCCAAGTGGTGCTAAAGAGACCGTTGTTAGCAAATCTAATTTTAAGTATATGTATTGGAACATGTCGCAACAATTGGCGCACCATACTATAAATGGTTGCCCAGTTAATTCTGGCGATATGATGGGAAGTGGTACTATTTCTGGCCCAACACCAGATTCATACGGTTCCTTGTTAGAACTGACTTGGAAAGGGGAAAAACCACTTAAAATGAAAGATGGTAGTGAACGTACTTTTATTAACGACAACGATACTGTTATTATGCGTGGTTTTTGTGAAAAAGATGGTACACGTATTGGTTTTGGAGAAGTTTCTACCAAATTGCTACCTGTTTTTAAACGCAAATGA